From the genome of Bombus huntii isolate Logan2020A chromosome 14, iyBomHunt1.1, whole genome shotgun sequence, one region includes:
- the LOC126873132 gene encoding probable ATP-dependent RNA helicase DDX17 isoform X1 has translation MGRYRSRSRDRDRRRRSRSRSRSRSPRDRRNWGSSGGRDRGGGRNSRGQPGANLRKPRWDLSRLEPFKKDFYVPHEAVQNRDLRIVEQYRSEKEITLKGKNIPNPVFTFEETGFPDYVLKEIKRQGFTEPTSIQAQGWPIALSGRDMVGIASTGSGKTLSYILPAIVHINSQPKLGRKDGPIALVLAPTRELAQQIQQVADDFGHSSGIRNTCLYGGAPKGAQARDLDGGVEIVIATPGRLLDFLESGRTNLKRCTYLVLDEADRMLDMGFEPQIRKIIEQIRPDRQTLMWSATWPKEVKNLAEDFLKDYAQINVGSLQLAANHNILQIIDVCQDYEKENKLSTLLKEIMAESENKTIVFIETKRRVDEITRKMKRDGWPAVCIHGDKTQQERDWVLQDFRSGKAPILVATDVAARGLDVEDVKFVINFDYPSCSEDYVHRIGRTGRRQKTGTAYTFFTPNNSNKANDLIQVLKEANQVINPKLLELADSKSGGYGRHRGGRNRWRSRGGRNGKDRSYSRSRSRSHSREHNGRGNRRSYSRSYSRSRSPVSNRTEVIGKSYWSSER, from the exons ATGGGCCGCTATAGGAG tCGTAGTCGTGACAGAGATAGGAGACGTAGATCTCGCAGCAGATCTCGTAGCAGATCACCAAGAGATAGAAGAAATTGGGGCAGTAGTGGAGGTAGAGATCGGGGTGGTGGCAGAAACAGCCGTGGTCAACCTGGAGCAAATTTAAGAAAACCTAGATGGGATTTAAGTCGATTGGAACCTTTcaaaaaagatttttatgtACCACATGAGGCAGTTCAAAATCGTGATTTACGTATAGTTGAACAGTACAGAAGCGAAAAAGAAATCACTCTAAAGGGGAAAAATATACCTAATCCTGTATTCACATTTGAAGAAACAGGTTTTCCAGACTATGTTCTAAAGGAGATAAA gcGACAAGGTTTTACTGAACCCACATCAATACAAGCACAGGGATGGCCAATTGCTTTAAGTGGAAGAGACATGGTAGGAATTGCATCAACAGGTTCTGGGAAAACATTATCTTATATACTCCCTGCAATTGTTCACATTAATAGTCAACCTAAGTTAGGACGAAAGGATGGACCTATTGCTTTAGTGCTAGCTCCAACGCGAGAACTTGCACAACAAATTCAGCAAGTTGCTGATGATTTTGGTCATTCCTCTGGTATTAGAAACACTTGTCTATATGGTGGAGCACCGAAAGGTGCACAGGCCAGAGATTTAGATGGTGGGGTAGAGATTGTCATAGCTACACCTGGTAGATTATTAGACTTTCTTGAATCAGGGCGTACAAATTTAAAAAGGTGTACCTATTTAGTATTAGATGAAGCAGATAGAATGTTAGATATGGGATTTGAACCTCAAATTAGAAAGATCATAGAACAAATTAGGCCAGATAGACAGACATTAATGTGGTCAGCTACATGGCCCAAGGAAGTAAAAAATTTAGCTgaagattttttaaaagattatGCTCAAATTAATGTTGGATCCCTACAGTTAGCTGCAAAtcataatatattacaaattattgatGTATGTCAAGActacgaaaaagaaaataa aTTAAGCACacttttaaaagaaataatggcAGAAAGTGAAAACAAAACTATAGTATTTATTGAGACAAAACGCAGAGTGGATGAAATAACGAGAAAAATGAAGAGAGATGGGTGGCCAGCTGTTTGTATACATGGTGACAAGACACAGCAAGAAAGGGATTGGGTTTTACAAG attttagatcaGGGAAAGCGCCAATTCTTGTCGCAACAGATGTTGCTGCTCGTGGTCTTG ACGTTGAAGACGTCAAGTTTGTCATCAATTTTGACTATCCCTCCTGTTCGGAAGATTACGTTCATCGAATCGGTCGAACAGGTCGTCGACAGAAAACTGGTACAGCATATACCTTTTTTACACCTAATAATTCGAATAAGGCTAACGACCTAATCCAGGTATTAAAAGAAGCGAACCAAGTTATCAATCCAAAATTACTTGAACTTGCCGATAGTAAGAGTGGTGGATATGGCAGGCATAGAG GCGGAAGAAATAGATGGCGGTCTCGAGGTGGCCGAAACGGAAAAGATCGTAGTTATTCAAGAAGTAGAAGTCGAAGTCACAGTAGGGAACACAACGGTCGTGGTAATCGTCGTAGTTACAGTCGGAGTTATTCTCGAAGTCGTAGCCCTGTTAGCAATCGTACAG AAGTTATTGGTAAGAGCTACTGGAGTAGCGAGAGATGA
- the LOC126873132 gene encoding probable ATP-dependent RNA helicase DDX17 isoform X2 — translation MGRYRSRSRDRDRRRRSRSRSRSRSPRDRRNWGSSGGRDRGGGRNSRGQPGANLRKPRWDLSRLEPFKKDFYVPHEAVQNRDLRIVEQYRSEKEITLKGKNIPNPVFTFEETGFPDYVLKEIKRQGFTEPTSIQAQGWPIALSGRDMVGIASTGSGKTLSYILPAIVHINSQPKLGRKDGPIALVLAPTRELAQQIQQVADDFGHSSGIRNTCLYGGAPKGAQARDLDGGVEIVIATPGRLLDFLESGRTNLKRCTYLVLDEADRMLDMGFEPQIRKIIEQIRPDRQTLMWSATWPKEVKNLAEDFLKDYAQINVGSLQLAANHNILQIIDVCQDYEKENKLSTLLKEIMAESENKTIVFIETKRRVDEITRKMKRDGWPAVCIHGDKTQQERDWVLQDFRSGKAPILVATDVAARGLDVEDVKFVINFDYPSCSEDYVHRIGRTGRRQKTGTAYTFFTPNNSNKANDLIQVLKEANQVINPKLLELADSKSGGYGRHRGGRNRWRSRGGRNGKDRSYSRSRSRSHSREHNGRGNRRSYSRSYSRSRSPVSNRTGK, via the exons ATGGGCCGCTATAGGAG tCGTAGTCGTGACAGAGATAGGAGACGTAGATCTCGCAGCAGATCTCGTAGCAGATCACCAAGAGATAGAAGAAATTGGGGCAGTAGTGGAGGTAGAGATCGGGGTGGTGGCAGAAACAGCCGTGGTCAACCTGGAGCAAATTTAAGAAAACCTAGATGGGATTTAAGTCGATTGGAACCTTTcaaaaaagatttttatgtACCACATGAGGCAGTTCAAAATCGTGATTTACGTATAGTTGAACAGTACAGAAGCGAAAAAGAAATCACTCTAAAGGGGAAAAATATACCTAATCCTGTATTCACATTTGAAGAAACAGGTTTTCCAGACTATGTTCTAAAGGAGATAAA gcGACAAGGTTTTACTGAACCCACATCAATACAAGCACAGGGATGGCCAATTGCTTTAAGTGGAAGAGACATGGTAGGAATTGCATCAACAGGTTCTGGGAAAACATTATCTTATATACTCCCTGCAATTGTTCACATTAATAGTCAACCTAAGTTAGGACGAAAGGATGGACCTATTGCTTTAGTGCTAGCTCCAACGCGAGAACTTGCACAACAAATTCAGCAAGTTGCTGATGATTTTGGTCATTCCTCTGGTATTAGAAACACTTGTCTATATGGTGGAGCACCGAAAGGTGCACAGGCCAGAGATTTAGATGGTGGGGTAGAGATTGTCATAGCTACACCTGGTAGATTATTAGACTTTCTTGAATCAGGGCGTACAAATTTAAAAAGGTGTACCTATTTAGTATTAGATGAAGCAGATAGAATGTTAGATATGGGATTTGAACCTCAAATTAGAAAGATCATAGAACAAATTAGGCCAGATAGACAGACATTAATGTGGTCAGCTACATGGCCCAAGGAAGTAAAAAATTTAGCTgaagattttttaaaagattatGCTCAAATTAATGTTGGATCCCTACAGTTAGCTGCAAAtcataatatattacaaattattgatGTATGTCAAGActacgaaaaagaaaataa aTTAAGCACacttttaaaagaaataatggcAGAAAGTGAAAACAAAACTATAGTATTTATTGAGACAAAACGCAGAGTGGATGAAATAACGAGAAAAATGAAGAGAGATGGGTGGCCAGCTGTTTGTATACATGGTGACAAGACACAGCAAGAAAGGGATTGGGTTTTACAAG attttagatcaGGGAAAGCGCCAATTCTTGTCGCAACAGATGTTGCTGCTCGTGGTCTTG ACGTTGAAGACGTCAAGTTTGTCATCAATTTTGACTATCCCTCCTGTTCGGAAGATTACGTTCATCGAATCGGTCGAACAGGTCGTCGACAGAAAACTGGTACAGCATATACCTTTTTTACACCTAATAATTCGAATAAGGCTAACGACCTAATCCAGGTATTAAAAGAAGCGAACCAAGTTATCAATCCAAAATTACTTGAACTTGCCGATAGTAAGAGTGGTGGATATGGCAGGCATAGAG GCGGAAGAAATAGATGGCGGTCTCGAGGTGGCCGAAACGGAAAAGATCGTAGTTATTCAAGAAGTAGAAGTCGAAGTCACAGTAGGGAACACAACGGTCGTGGTAATCGTCGTAGTTACAGTCGGAGTTATTCTCGAAGTCGTAGCCCTGTTAGCAATCGTACAGGTAAGTAA
- the LOC126873132 gene encoding probable ATP-dependent RNA helicase DDX17 isoform X3 encodes MGRYRSRSRDRDRRRRSRSRSRSRSPRDRRNWGSSGGRDRGGGRNSRGQPGANLRKPRWDLSRLEPFKKDFYVPHEAVQNRDLRIVEQYRSEKEITLKGKNIPNPVFTFEETGFPDYVLKEIKRQGFTEPTSIQAQGWPIALSGRDMVGIASTGSGKTLSYILPAIVHINSQPKLGRKDGPIALVLAPTRELAQQIQQVADDFGHSSGIRNTCLYGGAPKGAQARDLDGGVEIVIATPGRLLDFLESGRTNLKRCTYLVLDEADRMLDMGFEPQIRKIIEQIRPDRQTLMWSATWPKEVKNLAEDFLKDYAQINVGSLQLAANHNILQIIDVCQDYEKENKLSTLLKEIMAESENKTIVFIETKRRVDEITRKMKRDGWPAVCIHGDKTQQERDWVLQDFRSGKAPILVATDVAARGLEAHCAQTYAG; translated from the exons ATGGGCCGCTATAGGAG tCGTAGTCGTGACAGAGATAGGAGACGTAGATCTCGCAGCAGATCTCGTAGCAGATCACCAAGAGATAGAAGAAATTGGGGCAGTAGTGGAGGTAGAGATCGGGGTGGTGGCAGAAACAGCCGTGGTCAACCTGGAGCAAATTTAAGAAAACCTAGATGGGATTTAAGTCGATTGGAACCTTTcaaaaaagatttttatgtACCACATGAGGCAGTTCAAAATCGTGATTTACGTATAGTTGAACAGTACAGAAGCGAAAAAGAAATCACTCTAAAGGGGAAAAATATACCTAATCCTGTATTCACATTTGAAGAAACAGGTTTTCCAGACTATGTTCTAAAGGAGATAAA gcGACAAGGTTTTACTGAACCCACATCAATACAAGCACAGGGATGGCCAATTGCTTTAAGTGGAAGAGACATGGTAGGAATTGCATCAACAGGTTCTGGGAAAACATTATCTTATATACTCCCTGCAATTGTTCACATTAATAGTCAACCTAAGTTAGGACGAAAGGATGGACCTATTGCTTTAGTGCTAGCTCCAACGCGAGAACTTGCACAACAAATTCAGCAAGTTGCTGATGATTTTGGTCATTCCTCTGGTATTAGAAACACTTGTCTATATGGTGGAGCACCGAAAGGTGCACAGGCCAGAGATTTAGATGGTGGGGTAGAGATTGTCATAGCTACACCTGGTAGATTATTAGACTTTCTTGAATCAGGGCGTACAAATTTAAAAAGGTGTACCTATTTAGTATTAGATGAAGCAGATAGAATGTTAGATATGGGATTTGAACCTCAAATTAGAAAGATCATAGAACAAATTAGGCCAGATAGACAGACATTAATGTGGTCAGCTACATGGCCCAAGGAAGTAAAAAATTTAGCTgaagattttttaaaagattatGCTCAAATTAATGTTGGATCCCTACAGTTAGCTGCAAAtcataatatattacaaattattgatGTATGTCAAGActacgaaaaagaaaataa aTTAAGCACacttttaaaagaaataatggcAGAAAGTGAAAACAAAACTATAGTATTTATTGAGACAAAACGCAGAGTGGATGAAATAACGAGAAAAATGAAGAGAGATGGGTGGCCAGCTGTTTGTATACATGGTGACAAGACACAGCAAGAAAGGGATTGGGTTTTACAAG attttagatcaGGGAAAGCGCCAATTCTTGTCGCAACAGATGTTGCTGCTCGTGGTCTTG AGGCACATTGCGCGCAGACCTACGCCGGGTAA
- the LOC126873143 gene encoding uncharacterized protein LOC126873143 isoform X1, with protein sequence MLQKMRTVAVWTAFVLAFSSSPFVAGIRYIDPISPQSGNTGDIAEKRVDLTEPTCEELRAMWRYTKRQSRAAKTTTGYSLYPDPFSYNVWKSYPERPKSLHTHRGRYTGRARNRAGSSAPIYGRMVHKAPASSRLRNGMRPPARPFDKLPRLFGTINSYPSNRHPNMKYRTIVGSPQVPQAGSFRHLKELLRAERARELQEQHKAEQLAEKTFTFKDTVDNEHPFHMQSRKQFPKPTLRMPTKINYEFGQGRHTSNVPNIGQAWTRSGPQSREYLLR encoded by the exons ATGTTACAG AAAATGCGTACTGTGGCTGTATGGACCGCTTTTGTATTAGCGTTCTCAAGCAGCCCGTTCGTGGCCGGTATACGATACATCGATCCGATCTCGCCGCAATCAGGGAACACCGGCGACATCGCCGAGAAGCGCGTTGACCTGACTGAGCCAACATGCGAGGAATTGAGGGCAATGTGGAGGTACACCAAGCGACAAAGCAGGGCTGCTAAAACCACTACCGGATACTCTCTTTATCCTGATCCATTTTCGTACAACGTCTGGAAGTCTTATCCTGAACGCCCCAAGTCCCTTCACACCCACCGTG GAAGGTATACGGGAAGAGCACGTAACCGTGCAGGAAGTAGTGCTCCAATTTATGGGAGGATGGTACATAAAGCACCAGCAAGCAGCAGATTAAGAAATGGAATGCGACCTCCGGCACGGCCTTTCGACAAACTCCCGCGACTTTTCGGAACAATCAATTCGTATCCGTCGAATCGACATCCAAACATGAAATACCGTACGATTGTTGGTTCCCCTCAGGTCCCTCAGGCGGGCAGTTTTCGGCATTTGAAGGAATTACTCCGCGCTGAACGAGCTCGTGAACTACAG GAACAACATAAAGCTGAACAACTCGCAGAGAAGACATTTACCTTCAAGGATACCGTTGACAACGAGCACCCTTTTCATATGCAATCTCGGAAGCAATTTCCGAAGCCGACACTACGAATGCCGacgaaaattaattatgaatTCGGTCAAGGTCGACATACATCGAACGTGCCAAATATTGGTCAGGCTTGGACG AGGAGCGGTCCTCAGTCTCGTGAATACTTGTTGCGTTAG
- the LOC126873143 gene encoding uncharacterized protein LOC126873143 isoform X2 produces the protein MRTVAVWTAFVLAFSSSPFVAGIRYIDPISPQSGNTGDIAEKRVDLTEPTCEELRAMWRYTKRQSRAAKTTTGYSLYPDPFSYNVWKSYPERPKSLHTHRGRYTGRARNRAGSSAPIYGRMVHKAPASSRLRNGMRPPARPFDKLPRLFGTINSYPSNRHPNMKYRTIVGSPQVPQAGSFRHLKELLRAERARELQEQHKAEQLAEKTFTFKDTVDNEHPFHMQSRKQFPKPTLRMPTKINYEFGQGRHTSNVPNIGQAWTRSGPQSREYLLR, from the exons ATGCGTACTGTGGCTGTATGGACCGCTTTTGTATTAGCGTTCTCAAGCAGCCCGTTCGTGGCCGGTATACGATACATCGATCCGATCTCGCCGCAATCAGGGAACACCGGCGACATCGCCGAGAAGCGCGTTGACCTGACTGAGCCAACATGCGAGGAATTGAGGGCAATGTGGAGGTACACCAAGCGACAAAGCAGGGCTGCTAAAACCACTACCGGATACTCTCTTTATCCTGATCCATTTTCGTACAACGTCTGGAAGTCTTATCCTGAACGCCCCAAGTCCCTTCACACCCACCGTG GAAGGTATACGGGAAGAGCACGTAACCGTGCAGGAAGTAGTGCTCCAATTTATGGGAGGATGGTACATAAAGCACCAGCAAGCAGCAGATTAAGAAATGGAATGCGACCTCCGGCACGGCCTTTCGACAAACTCCCGCGACTTTTCGGAACAATCAATTCGTATCCGTCGAATCGACATCCAAACATGAAATACCGTACGATTGTTGGTTCCCCTCAGGTCCCTCAGGCGGGCAGTTTTCGGCATTTGAAGGAATTACTCCGCGCTGAACGAGCTCGTGAACTACAG GAACAACATAAAGCTGAACAACTCGCAGAGAAGACATTTACCTTCAAGGATACCGTTGACAACGAGCACCCTTTTCATATGCAATCTCGGAAGCAATTTCCGAAGCCGACACTACGAATGCCGacgaaaattaattatgaatTCGGTCAAGGTCGACATACATCGAACGTGCCAAATATTGGTCAGGCTTGGACG AGGAGCGGTCCTCAGTCTCGTGAATACTTGTTGCGTTAG
- the LOC126873140 gene encoding rRNA methyltransferase 3, mitochondrial, whose amino-acid sequence MVFLNIARNTIQPIRYAKQLKTVNLCIIRTYARWVSRRPIAIVNEDELFESEDTTQPQIRRERISARKSSKKKPTQEKKSEKTENAAKKNLFTKLKENEKIVSSLMSNLKSRKRREKNDEIVLEGKRLIIDAIKSGAIPHSIIFNDSSDIAALKLPNEVKLYKVPYTTIQLWSALTTSPGLLGIFKTPNVHKNEPADNALPLTIVCDNIREPGNLGSIMRAAAAVGCEKLILMKGCVDLWDPKVLRSAAGTHFQLPIHAFPTWDEIPLLISEDSNIFVADSTFGDEFLHNYSTEILQTSLQIFDIDPEDLKSKLIVDTNKHSKEDMVPKNKHLMRDFMLKLPILPYYSVDYTKKESVIVVSGETEGLNFNSYKFLKEKNGIRINIPLVKGVDSLNAAVALGVVIFEIRRQFFKKKSLL is encoded by the exons ATGGTATTTCTAAATATTGCACGTAATACTATTCAACCAATTCGATATGCTAAACAATTAAAGACAGTTAATTTGTGTATAATACGGACGTATGCAAGGTGGGTTAGTCGAAGACCGATTGCAATTGTTAACGAAGATGAACTTTTCGAAAGTGAAGATACTACTCAGCCGCAGATTCGCCGAGAAAGGATTTCTGCGAGAAAATCGAGTAAAAAGAAACCCACCcaagaaaagaaaagtgaaaaaaCTGAAAACGCTgcgaaaaagaatttatttacaaaacttaaagaaaatgaaaaaattgtatc ATCCTTGATGAGTAATTTAAAGTCACGAAAGAGGAGGGAAAAAAATGATGAGATAGTTTTGGAAGGAAAAAGACTAATCATAGATGCTATAAAATCTGGTGCAATaccgcattcaataattttcaatgatTCATCTGACATAGCTGCATTAAAACTTCCCAATGAAGTTAAATTATACAAAGTTCCATATACTACAATACAGTTGTGGTCTGCTTTAACCACTTCTCCTGGTTTGTTAG GAATTTTTAAAACTCCAAATGTACATAAGAATGAACCAGCTGATAATGCATTACCACTTACTATTGTTTGCGATAATATAAGAGAACCAGGGAATTTAGGATCTATTATGAGGGCTGCTGCAGCAGTAGGTTGTGAAAAATTAATCCTAATGAAAG GATGTGTAGATTTGTGGGATCCAAAAGTTCTCAGAAGTGCAGCTGGTACACATTTCCAACTACCTATTCATGCATTTCCAACATGGGATGAGATCCCATTGCTAATTAGTGAAGACAGTAACATTTTTGTAGCAGATAGCACTTTTGGTGATGAgtttttgcacaattattcaACTGAAATACTTCAAACAAGTTtgcaaatatttgatattgaTCCAGAAGATTTGAAGTCAAAACTTATAGTGGATACTAATAAGCATTCAAAAGAAGATATGGTACCAAAAAATAAACACCTGATGAGAGATTTCATGTTAAAACTACCTATTCTTCCATACTATTCTGTAGATTATACAAAAAAAGAATCTGTAATTGTTGTAAGTGGAGAAACTGAAggtttgaattttaattcctATAAATTcttgaaagaaaagaacggTATTCGTATCAATATACCTTTAGTAAAAGGAGTGGATAGTTTGAATGCGGCTGTAGCACTTGGTGTTGTTATCTTTGAAATTAGGAGacaatttttcaagaaaaagaGCCTCCTTTGA